The genomic region GATGCTCAGGTTAATGTCACCAAGATTAAGGACGGTTACCGGTTTGAACCCTTGGGTACAGAGGTAACCGAACCGAATATTATTTTTTATCCGGGCGGTCTAGTTAAACCTGAAAGTTATTCTCCACTTGCCAGAGAAATGGCAGAGCAGGGTCACCGTGTATACATCGCGAACATGCCGATAAACTTGGCGATTTTCGGTCAAAACAAGGCTGACTCCTTTATCGAGGAACATCCTAACGAAGCGTTTGTTATTGGCGGCCATTCATTGGGCGGGTCATTCGCAGCACGGTATGCCGCGGAGCACAAGGAGAATTTGGAAGGCGTCTTTTTCTTGGCTTCTTATGCAGACGAAGGGGGTAGCTTGAAGAATACAGACTTGTCTATCTTACAGATTACAGGCTCGGACGACGGAGTGCTTAACTGGGAAGACTGGGAGAACTCCAAAGCAAATCTTCCGGAAAAAACGACATATGTAAGTATCGAGGGTGGTAATCACGGTCAATTTGGCTCATACGGTATGCAAAAAGGAGATAATCAACCTGTTATTACGGAAGAAAAGCAGTTGGAAGAGGTTGTCGCAGCACTGGAGAACTGGATGGATACTTTAAATTAAACTATTAAATGAATGTATTGAATGGATAAATTACGTGGTACAATCGAAGTCGCTATTTTAGCGGCTTTTTTTGTTTAAAGAATTGCTTTAATTACCACTAATCGTTAACATTAGAAGCACTGTCATCGAAGTAGCAGCAAAACGAAGGACAGCAAGAGTAAGACAGTAAAAGGAGAAAAGATTATGTTTTTCAAAAAATTCGCTTACACACTATTGATCATCATCGCCGCATTATTGTTCTCGGGCTGTACTTCACAGTCACTGCTTGATCTCGGCTCACCTCAAGTTTCGGAGGATATGGGATTTGATGAGGTTGCCGACTATATCTCTGAGCACAATGAACTCCCGCCAAATTACATTACCAAGAAAGAGGCCAGGGATCTGGGATGGGAACCAAGTGAAGGGAACCTGCATGAAGTGGCTCCAGGCAAAAGCATCGGCGGTGACGTATTCAGAAACCGGGAAGGATTACTCCCCAACAAAAAAGGCCGTATCTGGTACGAAGCCGATATAAATTACTCAGGAGGTCGGCGCGGAAGCGATCGAATTCTATACTCGAATGATGGTCTAATCTACCAGACGACAGATCATTATAAGTCATTTGAACAGTTAAAATAAATGGAGGGATTGCTATGAGCATCATTCAGATTAACGGAAACGATTTTCACAGCAAGGAAGAGCTTCATCAAAGTCTTCAAAACCAGCTTGAGTTAGATGAGAGCTATGGAGGCAATTTGGACGCACTATGGGATGTCTTGACTGGCGCTGTAAGCATGCCGCTTACTTTTCAATGGATCGGGTTCGAGAAGAGCAAAGAGATTCTTGGAGATTACGCTGACCAAGTCATGGAATTGTTGCGGGAAGTTGAAGCAGAGATCCAAGGATTCACGTTGGAACTATATTATTGAAAAGTATTATTGGGATTATGAGGCGATGGGCAACCATCGCTTTTTTGGTTTTCCACTACAGTTTGACTGAGACTCATGTCTAGATCATGCTATTTTCATGGCTTAATAATCAAGGTTGGAGTTAATAGACTTCCTTATACTTTAAGCATGGAATAGGATAGGCAGGATTTTAATCGTTTGTTAACGCTTGGATATGTAAGCGTATACTATTCCGAAGTGAACCATCGTATTGTCTGCATTAGTTAACACGAATAACAACATCTAGGGGGCAGAGAAATAATGAGAGCCGTATCAAAAGTGCTAGGAGCTTGTCTCGTAACAAGTGTTGTGCTAGTTTCCGCTGGTTGCGGAAATGCTGCAGAGAATTCCGAATCAAATACCAGTGATCCCAACAGTCCGATTACATTTAGCTTTTTCGGCGCAGATGCAAGTCCCAACTGGAACAAAATGCAAGATGCTGTAGGGAAGAAAATTACGGAAGAAACCGGTGTAAGCATTGATGCAGAATTCGATATCTCGAGCGGAGGCGGCAACGACCGTATCTCCCTGATGGCTGCCAGTGGTGATTATCCCGACCTGATCTTCCCCAAAGGCAACTTAACCAGACTCGTTGATGCTGGTGCAATGGTTGATTTGACGGAGCTGATCGAAGAACATGCCCCCAATTTGAAAAAAATCTACGGTGAGCACTTCAATCGGTTGAAATACAGCAATGATGATCCTTCAATCTATTGGATTCCAACCAACGGTGCAATCGATCAAGTTAGCTTCGATGCCACGAACGGTGCGGCTATTCAACATCGTGTAGTCAAGGAACTCGGGTATCCTGAGATCAAAACCTTAAACGATTTCGAAAATGTGCTACGTGACTTTTACGAGAAGAATCCGACAACAGAAGATGGCCAACCTACAATTCCACTGACGCTTAGTGCAGATGGATGGCGGCGAATGATCACGGTTACCGATCCAGCTGCCATGTCTACGGGTGGCCCTGGAGATGGGGAGTATTTCATCGATCCTGACACTTACGAGGCTGTTCTCCATTACAAGCGGCCAGAGGAAAAGGAATATTTCCGGTGGTTGAACAAGATGTACAATGAAGGGTTGCTGGACAAAGACAGTTTTGTTCAAAAAGATGACCAGTACAAATCGAAAATCGCCAGCGGACGCGTGCTTTCTTTGCTTGATCCAAACTGGGGATTCAGTGATGCGGAAAATGCGCTGAAAAGTGCAGGGAAAGACGACATGACCTACGGATTCTATCCGGTAACACTGGATGACAGTTTTCAGCGCAAAGACTTCCAAAATATTGGTTTTGACGGTTATGGCATTGGCATAACGGTCGATTGTGAAGATCCTGTCCGGGCCATCAAATTTTTGGATTGGATGTCTTCCGAAGAAGGGCAAGTATTGAGAAACTGGGGCGTTGAAGGCGAGCAATATAACGTGGAAGACGGTGTTCGCACCATCCCGGCAGATGTACAGGAACGTAAAAACAAAGACAATAACACATTTACCAAAGAAACCGGCGTAGGTTTGTACTACATTTTTGGTGCTCATTACGGAGATGGTGTTAAAGATTCAACGGATAACTACTATACAACCAATTATCCCGAACAGATTCAGCAAAGTTATTCTGATGAGGAAAAAGAAGCTCTGAAAGGCTATGGCATCACGACCTGGAAGGACTTGTTCCCTTCCGAAGAGGAATTCCCGGTAAAAGAGTGGGGCGCGGCTTACAATATGCCGATTCCATCTGATAGCGGAGATTATAATGTGGTGTATCAGAAAACACAGGATATTATTCAGAAACGGATCGCCGAAGCGATTACATCCTCTCCGAGTGCTTTTGAAGGCATATATGACAATATGATTGCTGAACTTGATAATGCAGGTGCAGTAGGCATGGAACAGCAGTATACAGAGTGGATTAAAGATCGCGTTAGACTGTGGACTGGAAAAGAGATCAATTAACTAACAGATATGATCATAATAAACGGATCAGATTCAACTCCCGATCCTGTAAAGAAAACATCGAGCCATGCAGGATGGCTCGATGTTTTTTTTGCTTTCATTGAATAAGCCGGTCATGATCTTGGTAATGCCTCCATCGCATCACGCCGTCGTTTGATATATCTACCCGGGGAGATGCCGACCATTTTGGTAAAACTGCGAATAAAATTGGCATAGTCACTGAATCCCGACTGAAAGCACGCATCCGTAATACTCATTCCTTCAGACAGGTGGAATTTGGCCCGTTCAATACGGCGACCCAACATGTAGGACCGGATCGTCAATCCGGTATGTTTCTTAAATTGGCGGCTAATGTAGGTGCTGTTCATATAGAACTCTTCGGCAAGTTTGCGAAGTGTAATGTCTTGATGTAGATGTATTTCAATATAATCCATGGTTTCACGAACCAGTTCAGGCATAATGTCATGGGGAACAAAGGAATTGTTATGAAACCAGACGTTAATCATGAGTAATAATTGGGCTACGGCTGCATTTATTTTGATGTCGGTGCCATAAGTATCAGAAGCAAGCAATTCTTCCAGTTCGTTCGTCCATTGCAGCATCTGTTTCAAGTTATAATCGTCTAAATGTACGATGTTGCCTGTCCCTTTGGGGCGATGATCAAAACATGATGATAAATTGGTTGATGGTGTAGACAACTGATATAAATATGTTTTTTTGAGATTGATGGTTATTCGTTCATACTCAGATTCATCCAGAATAAAGGCTCGGTGCATCTCCTCAGGTGACATCACAAGTAGATCCCCCGGCTGCACATGATAGCATCGATTATCTACATAGAAATGAACGTTGCCACGAAGAAACAGATAGATCTCATATGCATTATGGCGATGGTAAATGGTATCCAGCTTATACGTAGTTACGCGGTGTAGATACAGGAATTCAGGCTGGATAGGGTCATAGAAACACTCAGAGGATCCACTCATGAAGCACCTCCCGTCATTTCACGCAATAAATAGAGCGCTTTACGCAATGAAATTGTATTCAGCTTACCTTAAAATGTAATCATCCTATCATGATACCTTTTGTATTGCAAACGCTTTCGGAGTAATGTGAAGATTAATACGTTTACAGGGGGATTCTTTCGATGAATCATAATTCTACATCACATGCTAATGTGCAAAAGCAAGACCCGTCAGCCAATCTGAAGAGTGTTAGAGGAGAGATTGGAAAGCTTCATCCCAACGGTAACCCTCTGATGGCCCACAAATTCGGAGCCGATCCCTATGCTTTGGTATTTAACAATCGAGTCTACTTATATATGACTAGCGATAAGCTGGAATATGATCAGGATGGTCTTCCTCAGAAAAACAGTTATAGTTCAATCAATCGGATTACGGTGATTTCTTCAGATGATTTGGTCAATTGGACGGATCATGGCGAGATTAGAGTTGCTGGACCTCAAGGTGCTGCGACATGGGCTTCGCAATCCTGGGCCCCGGCCGCTGCTCATCGAATTATTGAAGGTAAAGACCGCTTCTTTTTATATTTCGCAAATAATGCCAGTGGAATCGGTGTATTGTCCGCACCAACACCTGTAGGTCCATGGGTAGATCCTATAGGAAAAGCACTCATTACAAGAGAGACTTCGGGAGTAGAAGAAGTGACCTGGTTATTCGATCCTGCTGTGTTCGTAGATGACGATCACCAAGCCTACATATACTTCGGTGGTGGTATTCCAGAGGGGAAGGCCGAGAGACCGGACACGGCAAGAGTGATGCGATTGGGAGATGATATGATCAGCGTTGTTGGCAAAGCAAAGGTCATCCCGGCGCCATATATGTTTGAGGATTCAGGAATACATAAATATAATAATATGTACTACTATACGTATTGCTCCAATTTTGACGAGGGTGATCGGCTAGAGGGAGATCCACCACCCGGTGAAATCGCATATATGACTAGCGTTCAGCCAATGGGACCATGGACATATCAGGGAACGTTGCTTCAGAATCCGGGTCACTTTTTTGATGTTGGCGGCAACAACCATCATGCTATATTCCAACTGGCGGATCAGTGGTACATTGCCTACCATGCCCAGACGTTGTGCCAAGCCATGAATATACCGGAAGGTTACCGCTCAACGCATCTCAATCGAGTGGAACATGACGAAACCTCTGGTCGGATCAAGAAGGTGCAAGCAGATTATCAGGGCGTAGATCAGATCAAGTGGTTCGATCCCTATCAACAGGTGACTGGTTCGACGATTGGGTGGAGTAGCGGCGTATCAACAGAGCAATGTCTTAACTCGAATGAGACGTCTGCTGAGATGGCAGCATCAGATTCGAATGTGATTTCTGCTAAGTTGCAAAGTGACAGTTGGATCGCTATATCGAACGTCGACTTTGGTAGTGAGGGACCTACAATCTTCAAAGCCCTTATTTTGAATCAAGCAACCGAAGGTGTGTTAGAGCTTCGGCTTGATCGTTCAGACGGACCGTTAATTGGAGAGCTGATTATCCCTTCCGCGACCGGATCACTTCACTGGGTGGAGCTAACAACTGAAGTTACGGGTGCGCAAGGTGAGCATGACTTGTATATTATGTTTAATGGTTCAACAGACAGCTCGACCATCCTATTACGAGAATGGAAGTTTAATAGACAAAATGAGGTGTAATTGAAGCATGTATCCGAATCCAATTATTTGGGCCGATTACCCGGATCTTGACGTCATTCGTGTAGAGGACACATATTATATGGTCAGTACAACTATGCACATGATGCCGGGATGTGTCATTCTGCGTTCATATGATCTCATTCATTGGGAAGTAGCCACCTATGTATATGATAGGCTTGACGACACACCAGCCCAGCGGCTGGAGAATGGTCAGCACATTTATAGCAAAGGCATGTGGGCTGCATCCCTTCGTTATCATCAAGGGATGTTCTATGTGATCTTTGTCGCGAATGATACCCGAAAAACATACTTATACACATCCACCTCCATCTTGGGAGTATGGAAAAAGCAGATCGTAGAAGGTTTCTACCATGATTGCTCCTTATTTTTCGACGATGATGAACGGATATATCTCGTTTACGGTAATACCGAGATCTATCTGACCGAATTAAGCGCTGATCTGTCTGGGCCCAAACCTGGTGGATTGCATCGTTTGATCGTAAAAGACGAGCAGCCTTACCACCTTGGTTATGAAGGAGCACATTTCTACAAGATCAATGGTAAGTATATGGTGTTTCTGATTCATATCACGAAAGCTTCCGGGCGAAGAACACAGGCATTTTACATGGCTGACTCACTTGAAGGTGTCTTCACGGGTGGGGAAGTATTCAATGATGATATGGGTTATTTCAATTCAGGTATTGCTCAAGGCGGCATCGTGGATACGTCGGATGGGGACTGGTATGCAATGCTTTTTCAGGATCATGGGGCTGTTGGCCGCATTCCTGTTTTGGTTCCGCTACATTTTGATCAAAATACTCCGGTATTTGCAAGCAAAGCTCCGAAACAGATTGATATCCCAAGCACCAGACCTGAGCACCGTTATAACCCGTTGGTAGGCAGCGACCGTTTCAATTATGAAGCTGAAGAAGATGGAAGTGTACGCCTACGCGATTTTTGGCAATGGAATCATACACCTCATGATGAACTCTGGTCCGTTTCAGAGAAACCGGGAGTTTATCGTGTTCGTACTGGACAGATCAGCCCAAATCTGACGTTTGCCGTAAACACACTAACCCAGCGTTCCATGGGGCCCGCTTGCGAAGCAACGGTCACGCTGGATGGCAGTCATCTGAAGGATGGAGATTTTGCGGGACTGTGTTTCCTGATCGGTTCATACGGTATGATCGCTCTTACGAGACAGGAAGGTAAGTTTTACTTGGTCATGCATGCTAGAGATAGTGTAGATTCAACGATATTTGGTAATCTGATCGATCAGGAGCCTGCTGCTGAACATTCACGTGTTCCGGTATCAGCCCCCGTAGTTAAACTGAAAGCATACGGAAATTTTGAGAACAATCTGGATGAGTGCTCTTTTGCCTACTTCGATGGAACTGAATGGGTAGAGATAGGGATTGCCCATAAAATGATATATAAACTGGATCATTTTATGGGTTGCCGGATAGGGTTGTTCCTATATTCAACTGAAATGGTTGGAGGAACAGCTGATTTTTCGAGTTTCGAATATCGCGTGATTCATCCTGATTGAGCACAATGATGAGAACAGTGAGAATTTGTAAAAGCCGCCGAACAGCGGCTTTTCGTATTCAATGGGTATAAGTTGTTGTACAATGATATGGATTCAAATCGACAGAGAGAAGAGAGATGTTCAAACCGAACTGGGGGCATGTCATCATGTATAAGAGATGTCTGGACATAACAAGATGGACCTTCATTCTGTTTCTTGCTGTGTCCATACCAGCAGGTCATACCGAAGGGAACTCCAAACAATATCATCCGCAGCCAGATGGGCAGCAGATTCAACTTCCCTCTACGATTGAGAGGTATTCTCCTCCCATAGAGGTCTCTTTTGTCAGGGAAACTGGAGATGACCTTGAGCGAATGATTAACCAGTTGCCTGGTGAGACGATGCTGGATAATCGTTGGACTCGTTTGTACGAGAAAGAACTAGGTATTCAAATTCATTATGACTGGATTGCGAACGGGGATGTGTACAGTCAGAAGCTGGGTGTATCCCTCGCTGCAGGACGTTTCCCGGATATGGTCAAAGTGAATCCATATCAACTTAGACAACTAAGCAATGCTGGAATGATCGAAGATTTAACCGATGTGTACCAAGAGTACGCTTCCCCACTAACAAAGCGTATTTTGGAGGCGGAGGGAAGAGGAGCATTCGACGCGGCAACCATTGACGGCAAACTTATGGCGATTCCCGAATCATCTTCCTCCATTGAGACTGCGCAGTACCTGTGGATTAGAACCGATTGGTTGGAGCATCTGGGGCTACGGCCGCCTGAAACGCTGGAAGATGTGCTTCAAATATCGAAAGCGTTTACACAGAGAGATCCCGACGGGAACGGAGAGCAGAATACGTACGGACTGGCTCTAACGAATCATTTATGGGATCCCGTTATGGGAGCTGCTGGATTCATGTCCGGATATGGTGCCTTCCCTAATATATGGGTCAAAGATGCAGAAGGAAACCTCACTTATGGAGGCATACAGCCTGAAGTTCGCGAGGCGCTGCAAGTATTGCAAACGATGTATCTCGAAGGCCAATTTGATCCAGATTTTGGTTACAAAAGTGGCAGCAAGGCGTTTCGTATGGTTCAGGATGGGAGAATAGGGATGCTCTACGGCGAACAGTGGACATCCTTTATGCTTCAGACTACACGGGCTACAGATACAGATGTAGAATGGCAGGCATATCCAATTGCTGCGAAGTCAGGCAGAGACCTGAAGGTACCTCTCCGTTCTAACACAGGGCAATACTTTGCTGTAAAAAAAGGGTTCTCTAACCCGGAAGTTGTCGTTAAGCTCATGAATCTGCATCTCGAAACGAACTGGGGGGATGAGGCAGAGTACGAAACCTATTACAATGATGATTCCCGAGCCGTGTGGATGCTCTCACCGGTTACGCCTTTTCCCGGTAATAAAAATATAGATGCCTACAAACAAATCCGTGATGCCAGAAGCACAGGAGACTTCTCTGTTCTCCAGAATGAAGCTCTCGCCATTCACAAACGAATTGCAGCCTATGAATCGGAAGGTGTGGATAGCGGCTGGGGTTGGAAACAAACCTATGGACCTTCGGGTGCCTTTAGCATTGCAGATTCATATGAGAAAAACGGCCAACTTCTCTATGATGAGTTCACGGGCGGTATTACGGACACGATGGTTGATCGACAGATTATTCTTCGGGATCTTCAGCTTGAAGCTTATATGAACATTATTCTCGGTAAGCCAATAGATGAGTTTGATCGATTTGTAGAGAACTGGCGCAAGCTGGGTGGAGATCAGATTACATCGGAAGTTAACGCGTGGTATACAACCAACAAGCCAAAAGAGCACTAACGTTCTCATTCACTTTACTCATATAAGGAACTAATTTAGCTTTTGGCATTGGAGGTGATGTATTGATCAAGATCCCTGCTAAATCATGGTTTAACAGTATATTTGCACGCTTAATCATCACCTATCTCGTATTTGTGCTTCCCCTTATTCTTCTTGGCGTGTATCTATATCACTGGAGTTATGATAATGCAAGCCAGGAAATATCCTTGTCAACGGAGAGACGATTGAACCAATATGTCGTGGAATTGAACAGGGAGCTGGAATGGATGGAGTTACAGCAGTTTGATATCGTCGAGGATCGTAAACTGAATCGTCTGGCTATTCTCTGGGAGATGATGGATCAGGTTGAGCGTCGTGATACGTTGAATTATTTATCGGAACGCCTCGCTACGTTCAAAAACAGCACGGCTTACATCAAGAACGTTCATGTACATATCCCTACAGTCGACAAAAGTATATCCGCTACACAAGGCATCGACGATTTCGATAAAAGTTCGTATCTGTACTTCAGTTCAGGCACAGAAGGAAAAGGTACACGATTCACTGTGAAAGAGGACACCCTGAACTTGAGTGCAGTCCGGTTGACAGGCAAGAGAGAAGAAGCGCCGCTTTTTGTCATTCAAGTGGAACTGGATACCGAGCATTTTCAAAATGAACTCACGCGGCTTAATTTGTACCCGGAGAGTTCAACTTTTCTGATGGAGGACAAAACGGGACATGCCATCACAGATAAGCAAGAAAGTAGTGTTATTCTGGCGAATTACCGTGAGCACAGTGTAAAAGGTACACTTGATGGTTTTCGGATGAAAGTGGGGGACACCATGTATCATGTGAGTCAGTTGCATATGGACTCGCTGGGAATATCCGTAGCTACATATTTGCCTGAAGAAATTGTAACCAGACCACTTAGCAAGTTCTATCATTGGGCTTGGTTATTTGCCATTACATCATTTGTTGCGATCACGGCTTATCTCTATTCAAGCTACAAGCTGATCCACATTCCATTGTTATTGTTGGTGAAAAGGTTCAAAAAAATGGAGGGAGGCGTACTTGATGTTCCCATCGCGCACAATCGAAAGGACGAGTTTGGCTTCCTCTACACCCGGTTCAATCAGATGATTGAAAATCTTCAATCTCTGATCGATCGAGATTTCAAAAAAACAATGATGATGCAACGGGCCGAGTTGAAACAGCTACAATCCCAGATTAATCCTCATTTTCTGTACAATAGCTTCTTTATTCTAAATTCGCTTGCAAGAACAGGCGAAACAGAACGTATTGAGCAATTCACTAACATGCTTGGTGAGTATTTCAGGTTCATTACCCGGAATGAAACAGATCATGTCCAGTTGAAAGAGGAAGTGGAGCATTCACGAATCTATACGGATATCCAACAGTTGCGATTTTCCAGACGAATCAAGGTCGATTTCGGGACACTACCTGCTAATATGGAACATATTCACGTTCCGAGGCTCATCATTCAACCCATTATTGAGAACGCCTATGAACACAGCCTGGAAAAGAATACGGATTCCGGTCTTCTACTCATCCGATTCAATCTTGAAGGTTCGCATGCCGAGATCACGGTGGAGGACAACGGGAATGAGTTAGAGGAAGGACACATCCATGTTCTCCAACAACGTATGCATAAAGACGGAGGTACAGAAGAAATGACTGGCTTAATGAATATACACCGACGTCTGGTCCTGACGTATGGAGAAGGAAGTGGCCTTTTCCTATCCAGAAGTGAACTGCAGGGATTAAAAGTCACAATTCGAATCCAGTGGAAAGAGGGAGAAAACGAATGTATCGACTTTTAATTGTAGATGACGAGGAAATTATTACGGACAGTCTTTATGAAACGTTTGCCAGACATATGCCTGACCGGCTTGACGTATGCAAGGCCTATTCCGCGGCGGAAGCTTTGTCCTGGATGCGTAGATCAAGAATCGATATCGTGTTAACGGACATCCGCATGCCGGGGATGAGTGGCCTGGAACTGACCGAGCAGATTCAAGCTAGTTGGCCGAACTGTCGCGTCATTTTCCTGACAGGACATAGCGATTTTGATTATGCTTATCGAGCTTTTCAGATGTCCAATGTGCGTTATTTGCTCAAAACGGAAGGCTATGACAAGGTACTGTCTGTTGTCGAAAATGTGATGGAAGAGATCCGGCAGAGTCACAGTATGCTTGAATTATTGGAACGATCCCGTGAAGTAAACTCCCAGCTTGCAGTGATTCAGCAAGAGGAATATTTGCGGAAGCTACTTCAGGATTGTACTACAATCATATCTAATCCGCTTGTAATGCAAGATGAATTCACGAAACGAAATATTCCCTTGCAGGTGAACTCGCCAGTGTATCTCATACTGGGCCGGTTTAACACCCCACCAGAAACAGGATCGGAGCTCACACAACTCCAGGAATCTGTGCGCATTATCGGCTCTTCGCTAATGCATGAGCGTACAGTGTACGTCAGTGTAACGGATCATCATGGGGATACGATCTGGCTGCTTCAGCCGAAGCAGGAGCAAGAGATGGCGAATGATAAACTTGTGCGATTTCTGGAGGGGACATTGGAACTGGTACA from Paenibacillus sp. FSL R5-0341 harbors:
- a CDS encoding histidine kinase, giving the protein MIKIPAKSWFNSIFARLIITYLVFVLPLILLGVYLYHWSYDNASQEISLSTERRLNQYVVELNRELEWMELQQFDIVEDRKLNRLAILWEMMDQVERRDTLNYLSERLATFKNSTAYIKNVHVHIPTVDKSISATQGIDDFDKSSYLYFSSGTEGKGTRFTVKEDTLNLSAVRLTGKREEAPLFVIQVELDTEHFQNELTRLNLYPESSTFLMEDKTGHAITDKQESSVILANYREHSVKGTLDGFRMKVGDTMYHVSQLHMDSLGISVATYLPEEIVTRPLSKFYHWAWLFAITSFVAITAYLYSSYKLIHIPLLLLVKRFKKMEGGVLDVPIAHNRKDEFGFLYTRFNQMIENLQSLIDRDFKKTMMMQRAELKQLQSQINPHFLYNSFFILNSLARTGETERIEQFTNMLGEYFRFITRNETDHVQLKEEVEHSRIYTDIQQLRFSRRIKVDFGTLPANMEHIHVPRLIIQPIIENAYEHSLEKNTDSGLLLIRFNLEGSHAEITVEDNGNELEEGHIHVLQQRMHKDGGTEEMTGLMNIHRRLVLTYGEGSGLFLSRSELQGLKVTIRIQWKEGENECIDF